In Ensifer canadensis, a genomic segment contains:
- a CDS encoding MarR family winged helix-turn-helix transcriptional regulator, which yields MNDPVRTPAGDAFAQFAISVLRLAGPLTAAGDTLAKPSGQTSARWQVLAAASHAPMSVADAARALGLARQGVQRIADLLEEEGLIAYGDNPAHQRAKLMVPTPRGEEVLDEIKARQAVWANAVGAELGEEQLQRATALIGEAIGLLRDRQATG from the coding sequence ATGAATGACCCTGTTCGCACCCCTGCCGGCGACGCCTTCGCCCAGTTCGCCATCTCGGTGCTTCGCCTGGCCGGTCCGTTGACGGCGGCGGGCGACACGCTCGCCAAACCCTCGGGCCAGACCAGTGCGCGTTGGCAGGTGTTGGCGGCTGCAAGCCACGCACCGATGTCAGTTGCCGATGCCGCCCGCGCGCTTGGCCTTGCGCGACAGGGCGTACAGCGCATCGCCGACCTGCTCGAAGAAGAGGGCTTGATCGCCTATGGCGACAATCCGGCACACCAGCGGGCAAAGCTGATGGTACCGACGCCGCGCGGCGAGGAGGTGTTGGATGAAATCAAGGCCAGGCAGGCCGTCTGGGCGAATGCCGTTGGCGCGGAACTCGGAGAGGAGCAGTTGCAGCGAGCAACCGCATTGATCGGTGAAGCCATCGGCCTGCTGCGGGATCGCCAGGCGACGGGCTAG
- a CDS encoding peroxiredoxin-like family protein, which yields MVEQHNGPLQPGDRAPNVVLDAITQDGQISIDDFRGRKPVLVGLFRGLHCPFCRRQIAAMAQLDEALREKGVESLTVVNTPIDRARLYFRYHPLPHLLAASDPERVSHRAFGLPNLQFTEDEDDWPHKLAKKTVMAMLVDMPGELPAAMDPWAASSFLDKADGYEITHDDERMIATGEGQLVGEFLLDRDGIVRWSFTEATADGHNMFGVPRREELMSAASNVAH from the coding sequence ATGGTTGAACAGCACAATGGACCGTTGCAACCCGGTGACCGGGCACCGAACGTGGTTCTCGACGCCATCACCCAGGACGGTCAGATTTCCATCGACGATTTTCGCGGTCGCAAGCCGGTGCTGGTCGGCCTGTTCCGCGGTCTGCACTGCCCCTTCTGCCGACGCCAGATCGCGGCGATGGCGCAGCTCGACGAGGCACTGCGCGAAAAAGGTGTCGAGAGCCTGACGGTCGTCAACACGCCGATCGACCGGGCGCGCCTTTATTTCCGCTACCATCCGCTGCCACATCTGCTGGCGGCGTCCGATCCGGAACGGGTTTCTCACCGCGCGTTCGGCTTACCCAATCTTCAGTTCACCGAGGATGAGGACGATTGGCCTCACAAACTTGCCAAGAAAACCGTCATGGCAATGCTGGTTGACATGCCGGGCGAGCTGCCGGCCGCTATGGATCCTTGGGCGGCCTCGTCGTTTCTCGACAAGGCGGACGGCTATGAAATCACACATGACGACGAACGCATGATCGCGACGGGCGAAGGGCAACTCGTCGGCGAGTTCCTGCTCGATCGGGATGGCATCGTGCGATGGAGCTTTACCGAGGCCACGGCTGACGGACACAACATGTTCGGCGTGCCTCGCCGAGAGGAGCTGATGTCGGCCGCGTCGAACGTCGCCCATTGA
- a CDS encoding alpha/beta hydrolase has translation MPAIKNIVLVHGAWGDASHWRHVIPPLHAKGYNVAAVQNPLTSLADDIDRTSKLVAAQDGPTLLVGHSYGGAVITGAGHAPNVAGLVYIAAFAPDEGDSLGSIFARRDAPSGAGSIRPDKDGFLWLDQATFRQSFGQDLGETEALVMAVAQKPIAGRCFEDKSGPPAWKVKPSWYQVSSRDNMIPPETEQWMAERIKAKKTITLDASHASLASRAPEVVALIEEAVASLA, from the coding sequence ATGCCAGCCATCAAGAACATCGTCCTGGTCCATGGCGCCTGGGGTGACGCCTCGCATTGGCGCCACGTGATACCGCCGCTGCACGCCAAGGGCTACAATGTCGCAGCGGTCCAGAACCCGCTGACGTCACTTGCCGACGACATCGACCGGACATCGAAACTTGTGGCCGCACAGGACGGGCCGACATTGCTGGTCGGCCATTCCTATGGCGGTGCCGTGATCACCGGCGCCGGCCACGCGCCGAACGTTGCCGGCTTGGTCTATATCGCCGCTTTCGCGCCCGACGAAGGTGACAGTCTCGGCAGCATCTTCGCCCGCCGCGACGCCCCTTCCGGTGCCGGCAGTATCCGGCCTGATAAGGATGGTTTCCTCTGGCTCGACCAGGCGACGTTCCGCCAGAGCTTCGGCCAGGATCTCGGCGAGACCGAAGCGCTGGTCATGGCCGTCGCGCAGAAGCCGATTGCAGGACGCTGCTTTGAAGACAAGTCCGGCCCGCCGGCCTGGAAGGTGAAGCCCAGTTGGTATCAGGTGTCGAGCCGCGACAACATGATTCCGCCGGAAACCGAACAGTGGATGGCGGAGCGCATCAAGGCGAAGAAGACGATCACGCTTGACGCGAGCCACGCGTCGCTGGCCTCGCGTGCCCCGGAGGTCGTCGCGCTGATCGAAGAAGCGGTCGCCTCGCTCGCCTGA
- the cpdR1 gene encoding response regulator CpdR1: protein MTVKILLAEDDNDMRRFLVKALEKAGYKVMSYDNGASAYDRLREEPFSLLLTDIVMPEMDGIELARRATELDPDLKVMFITGFAAVALNPDSKAPKDAKVLSKPFHLRDLVDEVNKMLAA, encoded by the coding sequence ATGACTGTGAAAATCCTTCTTGCCGAAGACGACAACGATATGCGCCGCTTCCTTGTGAAGGCGCTCGAAAAGGCTGGCTACAAGGTCATGTCCTATGACAACGGCGCCAGCGCCTACGACCGCCTTCGCGAAGAGCCCTTCTCGCTTCTCCTGACCGATATCGTCATGCCCGAGATGGACGGCATCGAGCTTGCCCGTCGGGCGACCGAACTCGATCCGGATCTCAAGGTGATGTTTATCACCGGCTTTGCCGCGGTCGCGCTGAACCCGGATTCGAAAGCTCCGAAGGACGCCAAGGTCCTGTCGAAGCCCTTCCACCTTCGCGACCTGGTCGACGAGGTCAACAAGATGCTGGCCGCCTGA
- a CDS encoding lysozyme inhibitor LprI family protein, which produces MNRFFVFGLGLFSMSTAPSLVQAQEEPSFDCSKAKSQVEKVLCSGGDSGMGWIDQTMADLYKAVRAAPGADAATLESSQRAWLAKRDHCKGSDEKVMNCLIDSYRGRYAELSSAYDQKHLTGTYGNARGVLDSVLFPDGNLLVNISTDVGAPSYDSCSVTFRAPLEGEAVQHVFTPEEIGADGQCTVDLKITGSQIDVTPKDCRVFCGNSASFDGAYKKQ; this is translated from the coding sequence ATGAACAGATTTTTCGTTTTCGGTCTTGGTCTTTTCTCAATGTCGACTGCACCATCTCTGGTCCAGGCGCAGGAGGAGCCGAGCTTTGATTGTTCAAAGGCCAAGAGCCAGGTCGAAAAAGTTCTTTGCTCCGGCGGAGATTCCGGAATGGGGTGGATCGATCAGACCATGGCCGACCTGTACAAGGCCGTCCGCGCTGCGCCAGGCGCGGATGCCGCCACACTGGAATCGAGCCAGCGCGCCTGGCTTGCAAAGCGAGACCATTGCAAGGGTTCGGACGAGAAGGTGATGAATTGCCTGATCGACAGCTATCGTGGCCGCTATGCCGAACTCAGCTCCGCCTATGACCAAAAACATCTCACAGGCACGTACGGGAACGCGCGCGGCGTGCTCGACAGCGTGTTGTTTCCCGATGGCAACCTCTTGGTCAACATCTCGACCGATGTCGGCGCTCCCTCCTACGACTCCTGCTCGGTAACCTTCCGTGCCCCGCTTGAAGGGGAGGCGGTGCAGCACGTTTTCACGCCTGAGGAAATCGGCGCCGACGGTCAGTGCACGGTCGACTTGAAGATCACAGGTTCCCAGATCGATGTCACTCCCAAGGATTGCCGCGTTTTCTGCGGCAACTCTGCCTCGTTCGACGGCGCCTACAAGAAACAGTAA
- a CDS encoding N-formylglutamate amidohydrolase encodes MGEMTERELFEVLEPASQRIPFVFNSPHSGRSYPQAFLDQSRLDALAIRRSEDHYVDELFQNATFLGAPMLLAHFPRAFLDVNREPYELDPRMFDGPVPPHANISSMRVAGGLGTVPRLVAENMEIYRGRFPVEDALARIETIYKPYHATLRKLIARTHVQFGLSVLIDCHSMPGNVHLPGSAQRPDFIIGDRYGTSAAAELSRMAVDLLAELGYTVARNKPYAGGFITEHYGRPSRGLHALQIEINRGLYVDETTLVRKPGFGALVADLTSFIASLARHVEDYGAYLPLAAE; translated from the coding sequence ATGGGGGAGATGACGGAGAGGGAGCTGTTTGAGGTTCTGGAACCTGCAAGTCAGCGGATTCCCTTCGTATTCAACTCGCCGCATAGCGGCCGCTCTTATCCACAGGCCTTTCTCGATCAGTCCCGCCTCGATGCGCTGGCGATCCGTCGTTCCGAAGATCACTATGTCGACGAGCTGTTCCAGAACGCGACGTTCCTCGGCGCGCCGATGCTGCTGGCGCATTTCCCGCGGGCCTTCCTCGACGTCAACCGCGAGCCTTACGAACTCGACCCGCGCATGTTCGACGGGCCGGTGCCGCCGCATGCCAATATCAGTTCGATGCGGGTGGCAGGCGGCCTTGGAACCGTGCCGCGGCTTGTCGCCGAGAACATGGAAATCTATCGCGGCCGCTTCCCCGTCGAAGACGCGCTGGCGCGCATCGAGACGATCTACAAGCCCTACCACGCCACCTTGCGCAAGCTCATCGCCCGCACGCATGTCCAGTTCGGCCTGTCGGTCTTGATCGATTGCCACTCGATGCCCGGCAATGTGCATCTGCCGGGCAGCGCCCAGCGGCCGGACTTCATCATCGGCGATCGTTACGGCACCAGTGCCGCGGCGGAACTGTCGAGGATGGCCGTCGATCTGTTGGCTGAGCTCGGCTATACCGTCGCGCGCAACAAGCCCTATGCCGGCGGTTTCATCACCGAACATTACGGCCGACCGAGCCGCGGCCTGCATGCGCTGCAGATCGAGATCAATCGCGGGCTCTATGTCGATGAGACGACGCTGGTCCGCAAGCCCGGTTTCGGCGCGCTGGTCGCCGATCTCACCAGCTTCATCGCGTCGCTCGCGCGTCATGTCGAGGATTATGGCGCCTATCTGCCGCTTGCTGCGGAGTAG
- the ilvD gene encoding dihydroxy-acid dehydratase: MPAYRSRTTTHGRNMAGARGLWRATGMKDGDFGKPIIAVVNSFTQFVPGHVHLKDLGQLVAREIEAAGGVAKEFNTIAVDDGIAMGHDGMLYSLPSREIIADSVEYMVNAHCADAMVCISNCDKITPGMLMAALRLNIPAVFVSGGPMEAGKVVLHGKTHALDLVDAMVAAADDNISDEDVKVIERSACPTCGSCSGMFTANSMNCLTEALGLSLPGNGSTLATHADRKRLFVEAGHLIVDIARRHYEQDDDSVLPRNVASKQAFENAMALDIAMGGSTNTVLHILAAAHEGEVDFTMADIDRLSRKVPCLSKVAPAKSDVHMEDVHRAGGIMSILGELEKGGLINRDCPTVHSETLGHAIDRWDITRTTSETVRNFFRAAPGGIPTQVAFSQEARWDELDTDREKGVIRSVEHPFSKDGGLAVLKGNIALDGCIVKTAGVDESILKFSGPARVFESQDASVKAILANEIKAGDVVVIRYEGPKGGPGMQEMLYPTSYLKSKGLGKACALITDGRFSGGTSGLSIGHVSPEAANGGMIGLVREGDMIDIDIPNRTISLRVDEAELASRRAEQDAKGWKPTEVRKRKVTTALKAYAAFATSADRGAVRDLGDL, from the coding sequence ATGCCTGCCTATCGCTCCCGCACCACCACCCACGGCCGCAACATGGCCGGCGCCCGCGGCCTTTGGCGCGCGACGGGCATGAAGGATGGCGACTTCGGCAAGCCGATTATCGCGGTGGTCAACTCCTTCACGCAGTTCGTGCCGGGCCACGTCCACCTCAAGGACCTCGGCCAGCTCGTCGCCCGCGAAATCGAAGCGGCCGGCGGCGTCGCCAAGGAATTCAACACCATCGCCGTCGATGACGGCATCGCCATGGGCCATGACGGCATGCTCTATTCGCTGCCGTCGCGCGAGATCATCGCCGACAGCGTCGAATACATGGTCAACGCCCACTGTGCCGACGCCATGGTCTGCATCTCCAACTGCGACAAGATCACGCCCGGCATGCTGATGGCGGCACTGCGCCTCAACATCCCGGCCGTCTTCGTGTCCGGCGGCCCGATGGAGGCCGGCAAGGTCGTCCTGCACGGCAAGACGCATGCGCTCGACCTGGTCGACGCCATGGTCGCTGCCGCCGACGACAACATCTCCGACGAGGACGTCAAGGTCATCGAGCGCTCGGCCTGCCCGACCTGCGGTTCCTGTTCCGGCATGTTCACCGCCAATTCGATGAACTGTCTGACGGAAGCGCTCGGCCTGTCGTTGCCGGGCAACGGCTCGACGCTCGCAACGCATGCCGACCGCAAGCGCCTGTTCGTCGAGGCTGGCCACCTGATCGTCGACATCGCCCGCCGCCATTACGAGCAGGATGACGACAGTGTGCTGCCGCGCAACGTCGCCTCGAAGCAGGCCTTTGAAAACGCCATGGCGCTCGATATCGCCATGGGTGGCTCGACCAACACCGTTCTGCACATTCTCGCCGCCGCCCATGAAGGCGAGGTCGATTTCACCATGGCCGACATCGACCGGCTGTCGCGCAAGGTTCCCTGCCTGTCCAAGGTGGCTCCGGCCAAGAGCGACGTGCACATGGAAGACGTGCACCGTGCCGGCGGCATCATGTCGATCCTCGGCGAACTAGAAAAAGGCGGGCTGATCAACCGCGATTGCCCGACGGTGCACAGCGAGACCCTCGGCCACGCCATCGACCGCTGGGACATCACGCGCACGACGAGCGAAACCGTGCGCAACTTCTTCCGCGCGGCCCCCGGTGGCATTCCGACCCAGGTCGCCTTCAGCCAGGAAGCCCGCTGGGATGAGCTCGACACCGACCGCGAAAAGGGCGTCATCCGCTCGGTCGAACATCCCTTCTCCAAGGACGGCGGCCTTGCCGTGCTCAAGGGCAACATTGCGCTCGACGGCTGCATCGTGAAGACCGCCGGCGTCGATGAGAGCATCCTGAAGTTCTCCGGTCCGGCACGGGTGTTCGAAAGCCAGGACGCATCGGTCAAGGCCATTCTCGCCAACGAGATCAAGGCCGGCGACGTCGTCGTCATCCGCTACGAAGGTCCGAAGGGCGGCCCGGGCATGCAGGAAATGCTCTATCCGACGAGCTATCTGAAGTCGAAGGGCCTTGGCAAAGCCTGCGCGCTGATCACCGACGGCCGCTTCTCCGGCGGCACCTCGGGCCTTTCGATCGGCCACGTCTCGCCGGAAGCGGCGAACGGCGGCATGATCGGCCTGGTGCGCGAAGGCGACATGATCGACATCGACATCCCCAACCGCACGATCAGCCTGCGCGTCGACGAGGCGGAACTCGCCAGCCGCCGCGCCGAACAGGACGCCAAGGGCTGGAAGCCGACCGAGGTGCGCAAGCGCAAGGTGACGACGGCCCTCAAGGCCTACGCCGCCTTTGCCACCTCCGCAGACCGCGGTGCTGTTCGCGACCTCGGCGATCTCTGA
- the dapA gene encoding 4-hydroxy-tetrahydrodipicolinate synthase: MSDHWLRLEGAITALVTPFKDGKVDTVGLMSLVECQIRHGISAIVACGTTGESATLSRAERRMVIERCVEVAEKNVPVIAGTGTNCTETTVELTTEAKTLGSDAALIVAPYYNKPSQEGIYRHYEAVVRAVDLPVIVYNVPSRSGVDIAPRTLERLAQLPGVVGIKDATGDVGRFLASSPSIKAQLCHFSGNDQTALPFNLCGGHGTISVAANVVPRLMVSLHHAITTGNAQAAVAIHQRLQPLFIALERETNPGPIKYALHLARGLSPDVRLPLTTVSPETAAEIRSALEPLAEVRSASHASPSLPLALAS; encoded by the coding sequence ATGAGCGATCATTGGCTTCGCCTCGAAGGGGCGATCACGGCGTTGGTCACGCCATTCAAGGACGGCAAGGTCGATACCGTCGGCCTGATGTCGCTCGTCGAATGCCAGATCCGCCACGGCATTTCCGCCATCGTCGCCTGCGGAACGACGGGCGAATCCGCGACGCTTTCCCGCGCCGAGCGTAGGATGGTCATCGAACGGTGCGTCGAGGTCGCCGAGAAGAACGTCCCTGTCATCGCCGGCACGGGCACGAACTGCACCGAAACGACGGTCGAACTGACCACGGAGGCCAAGACGCTCGGCTCCGATGCCGCGCTCATCGTTGCACCCTATTACAACAAGCCCTCCCAGGAGGGGATCTATCGCCACTACGAGGCAGTGGTCCGGGCGGTCGATCTGCCTGTCATCGTTTACAATGTGCCCTCACGCAGCGGCGTCGATATTGCGCCGCGCACGCTCGAGAGATTGGCGCAGCTGCCTGGGGTCGTCGGCATCAAGGACGCGACGGGAGACGTCGGCCGCTTTCTCGCATCGTCGCCATCGATCAAGGCGCAGCTCTGCCACTTCTCGGGCAACGACCAGACGGCGCTGCCGTTCAACCTTTGTGGCGGGCATGGCACGATTTCGGTCGCCGCAAATGTCGTGCCGAGGCTGATGGTGTCGCTGCATCATGCGATCACAACGGGCAACGCCCAAGCGGCTGTCGCCATCCATCAGCGGCTCCAACCTCTGTTTATCGCGCTCGAGCGCGAAACCAACCCGGGGCCGATCAAATACGCCTTGCATCTGGCACGAGGCTTAAGCCCCGACGTGCGGCTGCCGCTGACGACGGTGTCGCCGGAGACGGCAGCCGAGATCCGTTCAGCGCTCGAACCGCTGGCCGAGGTTCGCAGCGCCTCCCATGCCAGCCCGAGCTTGCCACTGGCGCTTGCGAGCTGA
- a CDS encoding GFA family protein has translation MKMTYRGSCHCGKIRYEADIDLDAGTGKCNCSICWKKRYWGAIVKPDAFRLQAEEVDIADYQFGSDSVHHRFCKTCGIAAYGHGYIEEIGGAYYSVNVATLDDLDPAVLAEAPVKYMDGRNNNWFHPPAETRHL, from the coding sequence ATGAAAATGACCTATCGGGGAAGCTGCCATTGCGGAAAGATCCGCTATGAGGCCGACATCGATCTCGACGCCGGTACGGGCAAGTGCAACTGCTCGATCTGCTGGAAGAAGCGTTACTGGGGCGCGATCGTGAAGCCGGATGCGTTCCGGCTGCAGGCCGAAGAAGTCGATATCGCCGACTACCAGTTCGGCAGCGACAGCGTGCATCACCGCTTCTGCAAGACCTGCGGCATTGCTGCCTACGGGCATGGCTATATCGAGGAAATCGGCGGCGCCTACTATTCCGTCAATGTTGCAACGCTCGATGATCTCGATCCCGCCGTGCTTGCCGAAGCGCCGGTGAAGTACATGGACGGCCGCAACAACAACTGGTTCCACCCGCCGGCCGAGACACGCCACCTCTAG
- a CDS encoding lipocalin-like domain-containing protein: protein MTNAANLLGTWKMLSWTRKAVVSGEISDAMGPDPIGYLSYQPDGRMTAVVVKRNRPVPNGATPTDEEKVALFDSMLAYAGSYTLEDGKVIHHAEASWNPAWGVSDLIRPFMLDGDRLVIHSAPGVDPTTGEEVTYHLEFRKV, encoded by the coding sequence ATGACAAACGCGGCGAACCTGCTCGGCACCTGGAAAATGCTCTCCTGGACCCGCAAGGCGGTGGTATCGGGCGAAATCAGCGATGCCATGGGTCCGGACCCCATCGGCTATCTCTCCTACCAGCCGGATGGCCGCATGACCGCGGTCGTGGTCAAGCGCAATCGACCCGTGCCGAACGGCGCAACCCCCACCGACGAGGAAAAGGTCGCACTGTTCGATTCGATGCTTGCCTATGCCGGCTCCTATACGCTCGAGGACGGCAAGGTCATCCATCATGCCGAGGCGAGCTGGAACCCGGCCTGGGGCGTTTCGGACCTGATCCGGCCGTTCATGCTGGACGGCGACCGGCTAGTGATCCACAGCGCGCCGGGCGTCGACCCAACAACCGGCGAAGAGGTCACCTATCACCTTGAGTTCCGCAAGGTTTGA
- a CDS encoding adenylate/guanylate cyclase domain-containing protein yields MNCRECGCEIEGRFSFCPSCGAKQQSLCPGCGADCLPGFAFCPNCGTPVEKPTAAKVLASGQAAVMPQPRAVRDSSLTVSSDNENADRRTATILFADLCGFTSLGEHMDPEILQTFQNELFAELTAAVETYGGFVDKFIGDALLALFGAPVAHEDDAERALRAAIDMIARGSLVGERWQDRIGAPVSLHIGLNTGTVVAGALGAGDSRSYSVTGDAVNTAQRLQSMAGPGEILVGPVTHRVTRHAFAYEALGATALRGKAGIIEVYRLIKVLDAPSAARGLEALGLTSPLVGRDAEMKRLLDCLELACNGAAQLVRLSGEAGMGKSRLVDTFLALVAVDPRFGHVVVRRASSSPLGEPSYGVLASVLRGAYGISTFDTLERTTELLTAGLAEIGFAPEKLEQLVPLFLRILGMGTHDETLRHVEPEQMRRQLFAAVRAIFERRLSRTPLLLVIEDLHWADAASLDAIAFILDRMEGSPLMMLTTQRPDAAVDRLKPGRTSLTALRLAPLTETEGRRLLSAFFGTDGLHRGLAGRILARASGNPLFIEEIVRGLIEVDALKHFGAAWRVVEREATVDIPVTIEAMLLGRIDRLQPRSRRLLHHAAVIGPRFDVDLLRVVAGDEATIDAALDNLCDAEIIEETREGRLQGAQTYRFTQTLLQEVVYNNLLLRRRAEIHAVVADQLERRYGAQTTRLEEMALLGHHFSQSEDRSKGARYLMAAGERAQAIYANDDAIRFYKQAMAAWAAAGEEGTEWLAARERVADLLGPSGRRDAAAGHYASLLDVYHATDDRVSAARIQRKYGHLLWEAARRDEALVAFANAAQLLEDADAPIESAHLSQERGHLAFRMGNYADAIVWADDALKRVGALVPQAPDARREMDRVTAEALNTKGVALARLNRGTEAIATIERSVSVAEAADLLNAACRGYTNLAVLYTIIEPRRAIEVCKFGFGMAHRIGDLSFQARLLSNLAVAYCTFTDRCAADGIPAAERAIAIDRELDQRDHLPVSLLVLGQIDQCHGRPDVARRLYEEALELAFETREAQLLFPCYDGLATLCLDAGDLDGAERHFASARDICTRHGLDPEALMILPFLD; encoded by the coding sequence ATGAATTGTCGTGAGTGCGGTTGCGAGATCGAGGGGCGTTTTTCGTTTTGCCCGAGCTGCGGAGCCAAACAGCAGAGCCTGTGTCCGGGCTGTGGCGCGGACTGTCTGCCAGGTTTCGCCTTCTGCCCGAATTGTGGGACGCCGGTGGAAAAGCCGACGGCGGCAAAGGTCCTGGCGTCCGGGCAGGCTGCCGTGATGCCCCAGCCTAGAGCGGTGCGGGACTCATCCCTGACGGTATCGAGCGACAACGAAAATGCCGACCGCCGTACGGCAACCATTCTTTTTGCCGATCTGTGCGGGTTTACCAGCCTTGGCGAACATATGGATCCGGAGATCCTGCAAACGTTTCAGAACGAACTTTTTGCAGAGCTCACCGCGGCGGTCGAAACCTATGGCGGCTTCGTCGACAAATTCATCGGCGATGCGCTGCTCGCGCTGTTTGGCGCCCCGGTGGCGCATGAGGATGATGCCGAGCGGGCCCTGCGTGCAGCGATCGACATGATCGCGCGCGGCAGCCTTGTCGGTGAGCGCTGGCAGGATCGCATCGGTGCGCCGGTCAGCCTGCATATCGGCTTGAATACCGGAACCGTGGTTGCCGGCGCCCTGGGCGCTGGAGACAGCAGATCCTATTCGGTCACTGGCGATGCCGTGAACACCGCGCAGCGCCTGCAGTCCATGGCAGGACCCGGCGAAATTCTCGTTGGACCGGTGACACACCGCGTGACCCGGCATGCCTTCGCCTACGAGGCGCTGGGTGCAACCGCATTGCGCGGCAAGGCCGGCATCATCGAGGTTTACCGTCTGATCAAGGTTCTTGACGCTCCTAGTGCCGCACGAGGTCTGGAGGCGTTGGGTCTGACTTCACCATTGGTCGGGCGCGATGCGGAAATGAAGCGACTGCTCGATTGCCTGGAACTCGCCTGTAACGGGGCGGCGCAACTGGTGCGTCTGTCCGGGGAGGCGGGGATGGGAAAATCGCGCCTCGTCGATACATTTCTTGCGCTGGTCGCCGTCGATCCGCGCTTCGGGCACGTTGTCGTTCGTCGCGCTAGCTCTTCTCCGCTCGGAGAACCTTCCTACGGTGTTCTGGCATCTGTTTTGCGCGGCGCCTATGGCATCTCGACCTTCGATACATTGGAGCGGACGACAGAGTTGCTCACAGCGGGGCTTGCCGAGATCGGCTTTGCGCCCGAAAAGCTTGAACAGCTCGTGCCGCTTTTCCTTCGCATCCTGGGGATGGGAACGCACGACGAAACCTTGCGCCATGTCGAGCCGGAACAGATGCGTCGCCAGCTCTTTGCGGCCGTGCGAGCCATCTTCGAGCGGCGCCTGTCGCGAACGCCGCTGCTGCTGGTGATCGAGGATCTGCATTGGGCCGATGCCGCGTCCCTCGATGCCATCGCCTTTATCCTCGACCGGATGGAGGGCAGTCCATTGATGATGCTGACGACGCAGCGCCCGGACGCGGCGGTCGATCGGCTGAAGCCTGGCCGAACGAGCCTCACGGCGTTGCGGCTCGCGCCGCTCACCGAGACCGAAGGGCGCAGGCTGCTTTCGGCCTTCTTCGGTACCGATGGCCTGCATCGGGGGCTGGCGGGCCGAATACTGGCGCGCGCCAGCGGAAATCCGCTGTTCATCGAGGAAATCGTACGTGGCCTGATCGAAGTCGATGCGCTGAAGCATTTCGGGGCCGCCTGGCGCGTGGTCGAGCGCGAGGCCACCGTCGATATTCCCGTAACCATCGAAGCCATGCTTTTGGGCAGGATCGACCGACTGCAACCGCGGTCGCGCAGACTGCTTCACCATGCGGCAGTCATCGGCCCGCGGTTTGATGTCGACTTGCTGCGTGTCGTTGCCGGCGATGAAGCCACGATCGATGCGGCGCTGGACAATCTGTGTGATGCCGAAATTATCGAGGAGACGCGGGAGGGACGCTTACAGGGCGCGCAGACCTACCGCTTCACCCAGACGCTGCTGCAGGAGGTGGTCTACAACAACCTGCTCCTGCGTCGGCGTGCGGAGATACATGCCGTTGTCGCCGACCAGCTTGAGCGCCGCTATGGAGCACAGACGACAAGGCTGGAGGAGATGGCGTTGCTTGGCCACCATTTCAGCCAGTCGGAGGATAGGTCGAAGGGCGCGCGCTATCTCATGGCGGCAGGAGAACGCGCGCAGGCGATCTATGCGAATGATGATGCCATACGGTTCTACAAGCAGGCCATGGCCGCCTGGGCGGCCGCTGGCGAGGAGGGGACCGAATGGCTTGCTGCCCGCGAGCGCGTTGCCGATCTGCTCGGCCCTTCCGGGCGGCGCGACGCGGCTGCTGGGCACTACGCTTCCCTGCTCGACGTCTATCATGCCACTGACGACCGGGTCTCAGCGGCCCGCATCCAGCGCAAGTACGGACATCTCCTGTGGGAGGCGGCCCGGCGCGACGAGGCGCTGGTGGCATTCGCGAACGCGGCCCAGCTTCTGGAAGACGCGGATGCGCCGATCGAAAGCGCCCATCTCTCCCAGGAACGGGGCCACCTTGCCTTTCGCATGGGCAACTATGCCGACGCTATCGTCTGGGCCGACGATGCCCTGAAGCGTGTCGGGGCGCTGGTGCCGCAAGCACCGGACGCTCGGCGCGAAATGGATCGGGTGACGGCGGAAGCCCTCAATACCAAAGGGGTGGCGCTGGCGCGCCTCAACCGCGGCACTGAGGCGATCGCAACGATCGAGCGCAGCGTCTCGGTCGCGGAGGCTGCCGACCTGCTCAATGCGGCCTGCCGGGGGTACACCAATCTTGCCGTCCTCTACACGATCATCGAGCCACGGCGGGCCATCGAGGTCTGCAAGTTCGGCTTCGGCATGGCCCACCGTATCGGCGACCTCAGCTTCCAGGCGCGGCTGCTTTCCAATCTGGCGGTGGCCTACTGCACCTTCACCGACCGCTGTGCTGCCGACGGCATTCCGGCTGCCGAACGGGCGATCGCGATCGACCGCGAGCTCGATCAGCGCGATCATCTGCCGGTGTCGTTGCTGGTGCTGGGACAGATCGATCAGTGCCACGGTCGCCCGGATGTCGCGCGCCGTCTGTATGAGGAGGCTCTCGAACTCGCTTTCGAAACGCGAGAGGCACAGCTGTTGTTTCCGTGCTATGATGGCTTGGCGACGCTCTGCCTTGATGCTGGTGACCTCGATGGTGCGGAAAGGCACTTCGCTTCGGCTCGCGACATATGCACACGGCACGGTCTTGATCCCGAAGCGTTGATGATACTGCCATTCCTCGACTAG